The Lineus longissimus chromosome 10, tnLinLong1.2, whole genome shotgun sequence genome segment TTATGCTACTATTCGTGTATGGTGCATTCTCAACGCAGCCACGCTCATATGTACAGATATATCATAAAGGACTAAACATAGACCATATTCCTTTATGATTGTTTGGAGTTCGAAATTTAACGTTTGTTTAGAATTGAGTACCCAAGATGCAACACTTGCACCGCCACCTTCCAAGAATCGCTATTCCTCCTAAAAGCTTCGTAGTATCACTAAAGCGCCGTGCAAATGAGCGATGTAAGTTGCAGCTGCCtgcaattataatcgctgccatgtgcgacaaaaagatccCTTGTCAACATTGGCTGCGATATTGATTCGCAGGTCGCCACAACCTGCGATGACCATTGCATATCGCTTGTTTGCAGGGCGCTTGAGGAGAATCAGTTTTTTATGACGCCAAGATTTTGTAAAGTTTTAAGCTTTCGTTTTGATCAGGCTTTATGTTAACAAAGTCTGAATTTACAAAATCTGGTCCACTCGTAATGATCCGATTCCCCTGGTGATCATTCCGCTCCGCCGATGTTTGTTTCCTCATTTGCATTGTTTATGTTACTTTTTAGTTCGGTTCTAGCGGGTTGAATGATAGATATAGTTCTGCAGAGAGGTGTGATGGGTTAAGGTTTTAATGACGTAGAGATCTAGCTATAGTGATGTGTGTCACATGAAAATTTAGTTGTCTTGTCATGATCTCCCTGTTCGTCTGTTGTCCTTGCGAGTTTCTGAAGATGTTTCTTTTGAAAGTCCTTCAAACTGACCTATAGTCTGCTGTAGAGGTAAAATGTCCACGGCCGTCGTCTAGAATTTGAACCATTTGTCTTTTGATCGTTGATTGCCTATCTAGTGGCATGGTGAACCTGCCTAGTCTCGTTGaatacagtgtaaatgcatttGTAGGGTCTCTGTGCAATGCATGTATCGATGTATTGTTGAAGAGTGAaaagatgacatcatcagtTGATTGTCTGATGATCAACTATGGAGAGTTTATCATCTGACTTCACACTTTCCATCTGACATTTAGCGCAAGAGTCGCTTTTGGACGGTTAGTTTCGCTCCACTTATCTTTCGAGCAAAATTGTTTTGCCCTCGAAGTATTTTGAACCATGAGCCCTGCGGAGTTCATGTTAACACTATTGCTATTGTTTGGTGATTTTTTCTTTGGGAACAGAAAGTTGTCTTGTgaagtcatgtcatgtcataatTCAAATCtgatcaaatcaaatcatttttatGGCGCAATTTTCCAGGCAAAAGAGTCCTGTTCTAGTGCGCCCTCCCATCTGTACTTGGTAGGACTTGGATCATTCATCAGTCAAAATGTTGCCGCCTAACAAAAAGCAACATTTATCATCCCATCCTTGTAAAAATGTCGTCTTGCTTTAGTTCGAGCTGTAAGTGTTGCACCTTGTGGACCTCTGTCTTGCATTAACCCTCGAAGGCTGAAAAGAAACCTctgtaaaaaacaacaacaacaacaaaagatATTCAAATACTCGTACTTTTGGCTGACATAAGTTCAGAATATTTTTGGTCGGTACAAACTGAAGCCATTACGGCCTGTGTAGTCTTTTATTCCAAtagattttttcaaaatcagtcGACGTGGGTGTGAGACAGTTCAGTTTATAGTAAACTAatttgtgtatacatgtatatttcatttcGATAATTCTGTATTGGTCCAGCATCCATAATGATCAACATTTTCTCAAATCTTCTCCTCGGCAAAACATTCAGTTCGTTACATCTTTTGTTTCCCAttgaaattcaacaaaatagATCCCTCTGCACAGGCTCAGTAAGTCTGTGTCCTTGCTTTAGAAAATGTTGATTAAGTATAGATGGTGTCTTGCAGAACTTGTCATGTTTGTTTATCAAAATTCATTGCATTTGAATATCAAACATCAAAGGACGAATTGTAGTCAGGTCAGGCTGTTATTGACGTTTCTGTGACGATATTCCCAATGAAATTTGATGTCACCATGGAAACAGTGATAATGTGTCCTGCAATGTTACAGGACCCCTTATTGCGATAATCGTAATCTAATCAAAAGGACATCATGGCCAGTGACACGTTATCGCTTGCCCTGGTGTTTCTTAAGGCGTTCCAATAACAAACTAATATATATTGTTACACATTTCTTTGTATGTCTGTCTAGAACTTCAGTTTTGTTTATCCTCAGTTAGTTCTAACACTTTCTAATATACTATATGCATTGAAAAAGTATCTCAAATCAAAAGAAAACCCCCAAATTGATCAAGTTCACGCAAAATTTGCCTTCCGAAGCACTCCAAAAGAAATATTTGTCGCGTCAACATGCAGCATTTGACACTGTGATGAGCGACAGAAAGATTGCTCGTCAGTAGATATCGCTGGCTCTGATATTTATCACAGGTCAGCGCAGGGACAGTTTCTTGTCGACGACACCTGCAGTGAGTGTCTTGCGATAATTGTCACATGTCACTATGACAAAGGGGTcttgtttgcggggcgctttTTAAAATGGAGTTTGTATGTTGCGTAACAATCAAATTGGGGGTTTACTTTAGCAGCATGTCTGAATCTGTCCCACTAAGGCAAGTCTATTAATTGAGACCATGTTCACTAATTAGCATGATCTATTTGCAAGTTTAGTTGAGAATCTTTTGCATATTTCAACTGGCATGACACGTTCTAAAAAATCAGTTCTTCTGGCAAAAACAGCATTTTGGTTGAATTTATTAATGATATCTATGACTCTGTCTACTAAAAATCAAACATATTGATCTAACTccgcacaatttttttcaaggATAGCCCAATTCCCTAGAAAAGTGTAAAAATGCCGTTATATTCTCATAACTCAACTTTCCTCCTCTTTGATTGATTGCAGGGCGGAATTGTTGGACAGCTGGCCGGATTGAAACTCGCAGGCCCATCGCCTGAACCCTTGCCACAAATGAACGAACGCGAATGGCAGTACGCCTGGGAACGAGGTCAGATCGACTACCTTGGCATCGACTCTTTCGAAAACATCAAGTCGAAAATCGAAGACACGCTAGGCAACGGTGCAAAGAAACCACCAAGTGCCGAGGAGGAAGGCGTCAAGAAACCAGCTAGTAAATCTAAGACCTCGTCTAAATCTAGTAAAACGGGCAAATCGAAGAGCTAAAGCTTTAATGACGTGATGTCAACGTTTTCTGTCGAAATGTCGCTAAGTGTAGTATTGGTCTACTGAATGCCTAGTCGGGTGCTACTAATAAAGGAAACAGTCACATTTCTGTTCCTGATCGATATTTTCCTCcaaaatgtttgatttctttattTATTGACTTGTTAAAAGGAATATTTATTATCACCGCCATAGTATTCGTAGCTCAATATGTAAAATTTATATGGCTTGGAAAAATTCATGCGGCTTTGAGAAATTACGGATCAAATCGGCACGTACTTATTTAGAAGATCTTGAATGTGTCAAACTACTGGATATTATTGATGTGCAAATTGAGTATTTCTAGTTTCTTTATTCTAAGTTCGAATCAGTCTTGAATGGAACCAATGTTACCCGAGTCTTTAAATGCAAGATTCTTTGCAATTTCATTTGAGATCAATACAATTTTGCAAAGATTTGTTCGTGATGGGCTTCCTCAAAGCATCCCGGCTAGGTCTTGTGACGAttctacaaatgtacactgtgttGGGCATAACTAAGCATTTAGAATTGAGCAGAGTTTATTTTGATACAATCGTGAATAATACAAAGCAGTGTTTAGGTACCTGTACTTCGTGAGCTGCATGCATGTTTGGGAATCGCAGTTTTACTCGGTAGATATATTTCGGACTCGATCACTTTTACCTTGTTATGGGGAGTACCCACGTCAATGATTTAAGATGTTTTATATACGGTAGAATCTCTCTGTACGTCACTTACAGAGTTAGCCTGGAAGTGGCGACGGTACGCTTTAATatacaatgggagactgctaaaatgtggaatctgccaactggcaaagcgaggatgtaatcattcccgattccacattttagcagtctcccattgtctaaagcgTACCATCGCCACTTCTGAACGTGTCGTATTTAAAGggcaccctcaggactgacgagctgtccttaatagagaggtgtcctgatcagagaggtcaaattgaatggaaacaactaattttggACAGACACTAGTGTCCTccaggttgtccttgatagagaggtgtccactgtatGAAATTATTTGCTGATTTGGGGGACTACCACTGAATTGTTTATCAGTAATGTTACTGATTTGCTGTACATGGTCGCTTAACAGAAAGAAAAGGTCTTGTCAAATTGATCACTGAGTTCATCTGATCACCAGAATACGTTTTTCGCAAAAGAAAATATCGATGATTGCGACGATTAGTTGGCTGTCTGAAGGCTCGGTTCATATGCAGTGGTAAATGTTCAAAATTGCACGACAATTACAAGCTTGGGGTTCAAATACTGTTGTTAAACTGTTTCTGTCACTTTGTGCTAATTAaccctttccatgtggaattgatttgtaatttctaccaaaaaaatttaaaaacttgaaaattGGAAACTGCACGAGTCGCCGAAGTCCCAAGTTCACCATGAATTGAAAGGACCAAAGGGCCTGGGGATGGTGTCGCTGCATTGTGCCATCTTTGCTTGAAGGACCACGCCATTCATGAAAAGAATTTCCAACAAAATACTGCACcacggcattgtgtacaactgcatttctattttcctggaccaccagttttTCTGAAAGGCGTACCCTTTAAGATTTTGCAGGCACTCGGTAAGCATGGTAAGTGTACATGCATGCCAACCCCAGGAATGCGGAGGTTGGGAAAGTCATATCTGTCAACCACATCGAAAGGGTTTCAACCTTATGGGCAGCGGGAATAGTGTCTCGAGACAATGTCTGGACTAGACTCATGACATTTACACTGTTCCTGTTCAGAGGGTGGTTCAGGGATGAATGAGTCAGAAAATGAGGTCTGCCATCGGTTTCTAAAAAAGTTTTTATCTGAGGTGCCCTCTACAATGGAACAGGGTAATTATCATGAGTGCAAGTCAGTCATTGACCATTTATTAATTGCCCTTGGCCTCACTTGTTAGATTGAACTATTTATTTATAGAGAACTATAATAAGACTGTACTGTAAAGTAGATGATTCTGTCCTAATGAGTTAGACATGCTCAGATTTTTCGTTGGCATATATATACGCTTTACAAGATATAAGTAGAAGTAGACCCAGGAGGAATCTGTTGAGATATTGTACTTTCAATCGCTCAAAAATAATGTCTAGTCCCCAATTTGAATTTGCAGTATTCATCTGTAGTTCTGAATAATCCTGAAAAAGTCTTACAAATCTGCAGTCATTCAGATTAATGCTGTTTTACTCAAAAACGTCTTATGCTGCTTATGCAAACTGGTGACCATACAGGGTGTCGCATGAATATTTAAAAGAAACAAAGACATGGTTGTATGGTTAATGTCTCTAAACTTTCGTACTAGATTGTAGAACAGTAATGTTGCGCGATATTGCATCGATTGTGCGTTATATCACCACTTTCTAATGGGAAATGACGTTAATGGCGATACAACGCAGAGGTGGCGATAAAATATCACGCAACGTTGAGTTGTTGTGGCGATATTGTGGTCAGTTTTCCGCAGCATTAGCTTTCCTATGTCCATGCAATGTGCCATAACACGAATGTCCTTCTCTTGGACATTCACTacaatcaagaattgataaacaCTCATCTCTATTTTATAGAAATATGTGCTACCAACCTTTGAAATATGTGCTACCAACCTTTGAAATATGTGCTACCAACCTTTGAAATATTAGCTaccaaactttgaaatatgtgccaccaaactttgaaatatgTGCTACCAACCTTTGAAATATAAGCTACCAACCTTTGAAATATTAGCTaccaaactttgaaatatgTGCTACCAACCTTTGAAATATAAGCTACCAACCTTTGAAATATGTGCTaccaaactttgaaatatgTGCCACCAACCTTTGAAATATTAGCTACCAAACTTTAAAATATGTGCTaccaaactttgaaatatgtgccaccaacctttgaaatattagctaccaaactttgaaatatgTGCTACCAACCTTTGAAATATAAGCTACCAACCTTTGAAATATCAGCTaccaaactttgaaatatgTGCTACCAACCTTTGAAATATAAGCTACCAACCTTTGAAATATGTGCTaccaaactttgaaatatgTGCCACCAACCTTTGAAATATTAGCTACCAAACTTTAAAATATGTGCTaccaaactttgaaatatgtgccaccaaactttgaaatattagttaccaaactttgaaatatgtgccaccaaactttgaaatattagctaccaaactttgaaatatgtgccaccaaactttgaaatattagctaccaaactttgaaatatgtgccaccaaactttgaaatattagctaccaaactttgaaatatgtgccaccaaactttgaaatatcagctaccaaactttgaaatatgtgccaccaacctttgaaatattagctaccaaactttgaaatatgtgccaccaaactttgaaatatgTGCTACCAACCTTTGAAATATAAGCTACCAACCTTTGAAATATTAGCTaccaaactttgaaatatgTGCTACCAACCTTTGAAATATAAGCTACCAACCTTTGAAATATTAGCTaccaaactttgaaatatgTGCTACCAAGCTTTGAAATATGTGCTAACAATATCAGCTTTGCTGATAATGGCGAAAAAATATGACTGCGCAATGGAAAATTTGATTGAAGTTACTGTTATACAGGCTTGAGAAAATGCTAAATTTTAGGTACACTTAtattgcaatttcttttaactGCGAAATAAAATATTTGCAGATATTTCCCGGTATCATTTTGTATACTGTACCATTTGTTGGATTATATCTATTTTGTTAGGTATTCTGTTtcaaattaaccctttgactTCCTCTGGCCATTTTGCTCAAGACagaaaaatgtctgaaaatttgaaatgttatcGAAACCATGTCACATGGGTATTCATTTGAAAGCACTCGATGAGAGTTTTCCAATGATTCCATATGTGATAAACTTTAGATTctctttgttgttttgtttacattttcaaatttgtcaaaTATGCCTTGGCAGTGAAAGGGTGAAGCaatcattgatatttatgccacaGCGCAATGCAACACAGGCAACTTTCAAAGTGAGCCAAAAATAACTTTACATGTTACGCAGATTTATTTTTGGTGAGGCCGATGGTCAACCCTTCATGTTACTTCCGTTTCATTATCATGATGCCTACCTCAGTTTGAGCCAAAAGGAGGCCTAATGCATTATACATAGACCACTGTgcaacattgtaaccaaggtgtttcagAATGCTGATTCCCTCTCTCAGTCTTGATATTTGTGTCATACTTTCTACTTTTgagttctacatgtataatcatgaTAGATTTGATAGGTCAGCATCCATATGTACAGATTGGAGACAAAACTGGGATTGTTAGCAATAAACTAATCGCTTAAAAAGCAGTCTCTTTCTTTTGTTGATGAGGGTGCACCCTTGTCCAATGCGCCACCAGAGGAGTTCCCCAAAAAGTCCGACATTGCATAAGTCAGAAGTATCGCAAGTCTGACTTTGAAAATGTATCACAATTCAGACATCCCACAAGTCCGAAGCACCATAAGTCCGACATCTCACAAGTCCAACATTCAGAGAAAGGTACCATAATGTAAGTCTGAAGTACCATAAGTCCGACATCTCACAAGTCCAACATTCAGAGAAAGGTACCATAATGTAAGTCTGAAGTACCATAAGTCCGACATCTCATAGTCCGACAATAAGGCTTTGTTTGTCCTTGGGATctatttgaaatcaaaattcTCGGCAAACAGcaccaatgacatcatcaaatcTCATCGAAATAAAAGGCGGGAAAATGGCAATGCTGTGGGTGACTGCCGCTCCTCTTACTTCAAATGAAATGGGAATTTGTTGGTGATTACCAATGCTGTTGAGATTGTGAAGAATAAAAAAATGCTATCTTGTTTCCTGGATACAATCCAATGTCAGCATTACTCCTTTGGGTAactgacggggggggggggggctgaggtACACTCTTGGATAGAACCCAACGCCATTTCTCCAATATCAGTCCTCATAGATTTGACTGTACCACTCTCTTTGTGATGTGACGTCTTCCCTGATGACGTCCTCCCATTACATCCGGAAAACTCCATTGACTTGTAGCAGTACCTCAACTCAAGAAGTGACGTGTGACGCAACTCCCTGAGAGGCCAGTTCTCTTCAACATAATCACATCAACCCCGAGGTTCACGGCTCTGCCCCAATAGTATGCCATGCCTTGCCCTTTGTTGAATTAATCAGGGCAAGGTGAAACCTTTTGTAATACTGAATTTATCAGTCATCAggtccacagattcactgttccaatccttgtgacattgttgatggaggaaaaggaagaaatcaaatatgaggaaatgtttatattaaaatcatctgaccaggtctacaacatgcatgttcacagttcgggatcccaaggctaactaaatttggagggaaactcagtagaccaggaaaactatacaaacaatatagctgataaagcacatgcaatgaaatgacataaggctcagggaccgtgaaggcccaaaataacctgagctaaaccattggtcatagccgacttaaagggggaataaactcttcaaactgttcaaattgaacctgttgCACTTTGAAGGACCGAAGAATGTCTTTGACTGCATGCCCGGGCAGGCAGGAAAATGCCACGTCGTAACAACATTGAAGCAGAcgcaaattcaagatggcgaccAGCTCCGAAAATTTTGGTGAGTGGTCTTCATATTACGAATTTACCAGCAACCTGGATGAATTAGATTGAACTAGACACGTTCAGATTGAAGAATATATGCTACTCTGCATATCTTATATGTTGTCACATGTTTTATAGCGTTCGTTTGCTCACCAGCTTACTACAAACGTTGTCCAGTGTGCTTGTCATCACTTGTTACatacaatataggcctacaggttGTCCCAAAACAGGTAGTCCTATACCGGATGTCTTGGGCTTGTAAGTTCTGATCACATACGACACTTAACATTAACaagttggcccggaagttgCGATGGTacgtttagacaatgggagactgctaaaatgtggaatctgcaaagcgaggatgcaatcattcccaatgccacattttagcagtctcccattggcCATTGTCTAAAATAAACCGTACCGTCGCAACTTCCAgggccaacttcttaagtgtcgtattTTAATGAGGTTGATAATACTCCCAAACCTTGTTGCATTGTTTACCGTATTTGACCATGAAGACTTATGGAGTAGCCCATCGATTCAATATCTTCATTGGGCATTGCCCTGTACCCTACAGTACTTTTTGACATCATGACAGATAGTGATACACTACCAGCCCCCAAACACTTCACATTTCTTCGTATTCATTTTCACACTTGTCATTTTAGACTAGTTTTgacaaatatgaaatatcaCAAAGTTTACAAAgtttacaatcatcatgttcAGGCAAGGTATATTTAGAAGGGCACTGTACCAATAACCTTACTATTTAGTATTCTAATCTAaactaaaaattgaaaaattaaagtcaaTCTTAATTCTTACTTTTTATTTCACCCTCTGAACCTGGGGAAACAATCAGGATGCCCATAAACCAAATAGTATAATAACCTTGGCCTGAGTGTTTATTTGACTGGCAGCCAGTGCAACTCACTCCAGTGAATATTCTCTGTGATGGCAGACAAGTAGAGATTTGAGCATCTGCTtcccattatcaatatcatacatGAGATTAGGTTGAATAGAACCCCAGGTCTGGAAATTTAAAAATGCTTGTTGAATTGCCCACTCAAGCTGTTGAATCATGTGCCATTATTTGTCTACCAGTCGAAGTTAACTGGGAGGAGTACTCAAAACAGTTTGACAAATATGACAAAACAGGTGAGCTGCAATAATGCACTTGCAGGATACTGGAACAAAACATCTCTCATTTGTTGGGTGCTTATTGCTCCCAAGGATAGGTCCCCAGATAAGAATTAGCTTGAGTTGAATGCCAGAATTTACAGGAATGCAAGCCTGACCTTGACTTGATGTCTGATTTGAGCTAAAGGTGTTAAGGGGCATATTTGGACATTTCAACAACTAGAAAACACTTCACAAGGgtcaaaaatatcattttgactCCCCCCCCTTAATTTGGGTGGGTATGCAATTGAGAGCAGTGCATAAGTCTTTAAAAATAACTCATGTTATCCCCTATGCTATGTCTTCATCTTTCAGTGTTCCCTCTGAAGTGTGCTGTCAAGAACAACGCTTGGGGCCGCCTGGGAGCAAGCAGTGAAGTGGCTAAACTCCGTCAGGGGTCAGACCCAGACTTCAAATATGATGAGGAGACACCTTATGCAGAGGTAGGTGGAAATTGGATGAACTTTGCTGATTGAATCCTAAAGGGTCATTCCCAAAGAAGGGTTATGCATGTCTGTGTCCGTGGAGATTTTTTAATGGCCTTCACACAGTCTACCCTGCATGCAGGCGGTGGCAGTGAGCAGCTTCAATCCATTGAGACTCCAGGCCATTACACCGCAGTGCctctgaaattgacaatgaacCAATGTAACAGATTTCAGTGGTTATTCATTGATGAGCTGttgcattgatgtacatataGATCTAtcatatgtacatgatgtataacAAGTAATCTCTCAAAGTGATCAATAGTCTCCTCTTAAAAGCTTTGTTTTGACATTgcctttttacatgttttagagATGCCATTATCAGTGATATACGGGCTCATCGCAAAATTCACCCGAAAAAAAATGCCTGCAAAATTTTTGTGTTTACAATATTGCTTTGCTGTTTCAGTTATGGATGGGTACCCACCCAAATGGACCGTCAGTGATAAGCAACTCCCAGGTAGAGCCGTCTGCTCTGAAAGATTGGatcaagaaaaacccggaaagtctCGGTGAAAAAGTTCTCCTGAAATTCGGTGACGATCTTCCGTTCCTGTTCAAGGTGTTGTCAGTGAATAAGGGTTTGTCTATACAGGCTCATCCTAATAAGGTAGCTATCTCTCGGCACGATATTGGTTTGATATGTTTTGTTACAAATGACTAGTAGtagcatatacagtagaaccaacTCTCTGTCATTGACACCctcggactgacaagtgccggCCTGAATAGAGAGTTCAGGGTCATTGTGCATCTATTGTGGCATAAATTGCTCTATCCGAGACCTTCAGCAACAGGCCAAGTTGAGGAAAAGTTGGAAAGCCCTATTATACTAGTCCTGAGACTTCTTTGTAAAGTCATTTGTTACATTCTTTTCTTCTCACCTATTAGAGCCATGCCGAGAAGCTTCACGCTTCCCAGCCAGACAAGTATGCCGATCCGAATCACAAACCAGAGATGGCCATAGCCCTGACTGAATTCGAGGGATTGTGCGGGTTTAGACCAATAGCAGAAATAGCAAGCTACATTGAAGGTCAGTATGGCTATGCGTAACAAAAACATACTGTCTGTCTAGTGAGCATCCAAAAATTCCAATCACGGAAGACACCTTAGGCTGCAGTTCCAGTAAAAAAGCTCTGGTGAATGCTGAAGAGCCTTTGTGTTTCATATCATGATTCAAAACAAATCATCATATCAATCATATCATCTTACTGGCGTCGTATTGGATTTTTGTCGGAGGTGTGGAGTCCTCTCTAGGCCACTGTcaacctatgtgggatctttactcgccctggcatagacacttcaggtacaagggaccacagctttttgTCTCATCGGACAGACTCTCAAACATCTTACGTGTTGTGTATATGTGTTATGAATAgcaaggaattttagttccttgaaagtcacgccagttcatccagaaatatgatcctgggttctcccatCAGTGTCAACTGACATCAGTGTTAACTGACATCAGTGTTAACTGACATCAGTGTTAACTGACATCAGTGTTAACTGACATCAGTGTAAACTAACATTAGTGTTAACTGACATCAGTGTTAACTGACATCAGTGTTAACTGACATCAGTGTTAACTGACATCAGTGTTAACTGACATCAGTGTTAACTGACATCAGTGTTAACTGACATCAGTGTAAACTAACATTAGTGTTAACTGACATCAGTGTTAACTGACATCAGTGTTAACTGACATCAGTGTTAACTGACATTAGTGTTAACTGACATCAGTGTTAACAAGTATTGATTAGACTTGGTGTTAACTGCTAGGCTCTGAGGCTGCTCAATCCTAAATCTCTCATTCACCCTATCTAGGTATACCCGAGTTGCGAGCGGTAGTTGGCGAGGGGCCTTCAGCTGCCTTGTTGAACAATAACGGCGTTGATGGAACCACACCCGCGCTGCTGGCGGCCCAAAAAGCATGCTTCAAGGGATTGATGACGTGCGAGGTGGAAACTGTTGAGAAGAATCTTGTGAAATTGGTTCAGAGGATACAAGCCATGGGTGAGTAAATGGTTTGAAAAGGGTACCTAACTGTTTGGATATGaatttgcattttattttcttgtGTGGCCACTATACTCGGGTTCAAAGATTGGAATCTGCGGTGAACCACGCacttgataaatatttgaaatagttTTGTGGTGGATGCCATCATGCATTCTGATGTCCCAGCATAGACTTCACAATGCCGGCAAGCTTGCCAACCTTTTGCTACGCTCTTATATTTGGTgacgtgacgtcatgacgtcattgtcgTGGCCAGTGGTGATGTATAATCGCATTAAAATTCTTGGCTGCGAGTCTATTCGTTATTTGGGTGTTACTCAGTATTTGATGGTACATTTCACGGCATTTCTTACCAataaaactttgtggataatTATAACAGGCATGACTGACCATATATTAAAAATAAATAGCCATAATTACTTCAACCATCCACTTGTATTTTCAGATCCTGAGTCGACTGAATTCCACAAACACAACGGAGAACTTCTCCTTCGTCTGAACACACAATATCCAGGCGACGTTGGTTGTTTCGTCATCTATTTCCTGAATCGCACCGTGCTACAGCCGGGCCAGGCCATATTCCTTGAGGCCAATCTGCCTCATGCCTATCTCGATGGAAGTAAGTTCATGGTCACTAAGGACGAAATGTCAAATCGGTAGTCAAAACCTAACTGAATTTTGCGTAGGGAACTTTTGAGATTCACGTTAAGACAGACAGTCCAGT includes the following:
- the LOC135494562 gene encoding mannose-6-phosphate isomerase-like, which codes for MATSSENFVFPLKCAVKNNAWGRLGASSEVAKLRQGSDPDFKYDEETPYAELWMGTHPNGPSVISNSQVEPSALKDWIKKNPESLGEKVLLKFGDDLPFLFKVLSVNKGLSIQAHPNKSHAEKLHASQPDKYADPNHKPEMAIALTEFEGLCGFRPIAEIASYIEGIPELRAVVGEGPSAALLNNNGVDGTTPALLAAQKACFKGLMTCEVETVEKNLVKLVQRIQAMDPESTEFHKHNGELLLRLNTQYPGDVGCFVIYFLNRTVLQPGQAIFLEANLPHAYLDGNCIECMACSDNVVRCGLTPKFKDVPTLCEMLNYNGKPSADNLFPSVQDSSDPYVTVYNPPVPDFAVCKIEVPESVSEYTISPKDSASIVLVIEGEAQSDVGPFQRGSTIFISAHKSVTIKKKKGASLLMFRAYCEL